AGCCGGCGGCCACCATCACGACGACGAGCACGCCGGAGACAGCGAGCGTCACCAACCGACCAACCATGCCCAGAGCCTAGCCCTGAGCTTCCCGCGTCCGCCGCTGCGGGTTAGGGCTCCACCAGCGGTTTCGCCCCGCCGGTAGACCCGCGACGAGCGACGATACGCCGGTGGCGCGGCCGGTGCAGGCATGCGGCCGCACCGCGGAGGCAGGACAACGTGATGCCATCGTTACCCGTGCCGGGCCGAGGTCAGGGGGATCCCACCCACGCCGTGGTGCCGTCGGTGAAGTCCTGCCGCTTCCAGATCGGCACGGTGGCCTTGAGATCGTCGATCAGCTGCTGCGCGGCGGCGAACGCCTCCCCGCGGTGCGCTGCCGACGCCGCGACGACGACGGCGACGTCACCGATCTCCAGCTCCCCCACCCGGTGCTCGGCCGCCACCGCACCGACGTCGTGCCCGGCGGCGATCTTCTCGACCACCTGGCTGAGCACCTCGCCCGCGGACGGATGTGCCTGATATCCCAGCCGCACGACGCCCTTGCCCTGGTCCTGCTCCCGCACCGTCCCGACGAACACCACGACGCCGCCGGCGGCCGGGTCGGCGACGGCCGCGCGGACGTCGTCGACGGCGAGCGGCGTCTCGCGGATGGCGACCGACCGGATGACATCGGGTCGTGAAGCGTGCATAGGGCGACCGTACGCCACCAGCTGCTGTACGCGCACCGCGAACGTCCTTCCACCCATCCGCGGCGCCCAGGAGATAGCGTGGCGGAATCGGCATGAACGTGCTGGATGGCATGTCCTACCACTTAAGCGAGATACTGAGGCGATGAGCGGCGACAATCCCGTCGACCGGCCGAACGGCGACGACGACAACGAGCGCCCGGAGCAGTCGAAGGGCGGCGACGAGAACAACCCGTTCGCGGCGATGTTCGGCGGCGCGAGCACGGAGCAGTTCGCCCAGATGCTGCAGGGCTTCGCCCAGGCCATGTCCAGCCCGAGCAGCGGCCCGGTGAACTGGGACCTGGCCAAGCAGACCGCGCGGCAGACCGTCTCCGCCGCCGGCGACAGCTCGGTACTCGACCGGGACAAGCGCGAGCTGGCCGACGCGATCCGGCTCGCGGACCACTGGCTGGACGACGTGAGCAGCCTGCCCGCCGGGTGCAGCAAGGTCGAGGCGTGGAGCAAGGCCGAGTGGGTGGAGGCGACGCTGCCCACCTGGTCGCGGCTGTGCGACCCGGTGGTCGCCCGGATGGCCGAGGGGATGGCCGCGG
This portion of the Streptosporangiales bacterium genome encodes:
- a CDS encoding molybdenum cofactor biosynthesis protein MoaE, which encodes MHASRPDVIRSVAIRETPLAVDDVRAAVADPAAGGVVVFVGTVREQDQGKGVVRLGYQAHPSAGEVLSQVVEKIAAGHDVGAVAAEHRVGELEIGDVAVVVAASAAHRGEAFAAAQQLIDDLKATVPIWKRQDFTDGTTAWVGSP